ggaatatatgactaacaagggcaatgaggatatgtgtagggcttgaggtcaaattgattgaatatgccttacatagttacctcgaaatagaatgaatggtaagttaagtaccatgttatattagcttactaagcattttatgcttacttagtttcatttccctgttttagagtaaatcagaagctcgttggattggaagcttggaaaagatcactcacactatccatcggtccATGTCGGCACAATATGGTAAagtaattatggttataatggcatgtaacTGATAATGATGTTTGTAACCTAGCTATTAGAATGACTAGTAATGGCATGTTTTGATgtacttgtaatgtcatgctaTGGTAGTTTCAAAATGTTAAgaagttgatcaaattatgtctaacatgTGGACTAAACTAAGGTAATATTttgaacatgtatgcatgtaaagATGTGCCatatgaatgatggaatttgctaaatttgaatgcttgaattggttggtttatggatgtgagtttaagtgcaggtTATTGGTgtgaatttgggtgagaaatgaagctagaaatggctttattttgtccacaagggtagacacacgggcgtgtgtctagaccttGTATGACACACGGCCGGGTACATAGGCGTGTAactaggccgtgtgtcccatgcaccctaaattttgagaaatagaatgctcaaaattgagcacacgggcgtgtgtcccagccgtggtgctacacggcctagaacacgggcatgtgtcttggccgtgtgcacaagtcagagagttacacagggtagaACACGGCCTGCATCAGGGCATgccctagggtcacacgggtgtgtaagccctgtaacttggaaaaatttaaaaaaaaattcacgaAAATTCTAAGGgttcccgattaagtcccgattcgaatttaatgtttatattgggcctcgagggtccatttaagggacgttacaAATGAATTCGAAATTTGAATAGTAACTtgcatgatttatttataaaatattctgAAAGTTTCGATAATGCTCCGAAACCTTAATCTGacaacgaatacgggttagggttgttacagaCCTATATTGTATTTTACCCTTTaataaaaatgtcattttttacTCGAAAAGGCTATCAAAATTTTAAGCATTTCAATTTAACTATAACACTTAAATCTAgatcaatttttttatacatcGTTTATCAACTCtttaaataaaagggtaaacgtgctttaacaaattttaatctaaaattcTTTTACATTGACGATAATACTAATCAAACTAAAATTCAATAATCAGgaagaacaaaaatataaaaaaaacattgaatATGTGAATCTAAATAAACTTAAATTACTCAAATCTAAATTATTTGattctttaaagaaaaaaaaaacctaatggGATCATGTTAAAGGAAGGTATCCACAATGATGGTATATATGAAAGGGTGATGGTAAAGGAAGTCTTCCACCATGATTTCACTAACTTCAATTGTATATAACATAATCATGACTATGGAACACAACACTGCACAACACAGATTACCTTCAGCTACAAGTTTTTAAATGTtccaaacatttcaaaatatattacttcattgaatattttcaatttttttcaaggtttttcatattttatgagTTACAAAAATTGTCTTTACAGGCTTATAGAGacattaatctaaaatatatatataataaattatttgccctttgaattttataaaattatcacttcagctctatatttaattttttaatttttttaatttataatttgtattttttaatcaaatcattctaaaataaataaaaaccttttAACTTCATTTTTTAATTCATGAGTATCTCACATCAATAAAGctaataaaagttaaattttctatttattttaaagttatttaataaaataaataaatttaaaagttaaaaatgtgaaaaattaaatggatgctaaaaaaaataacaactaaaataaattgtttttaaaagtTGGAGGCGAAAAGCCATGTAAAAAAAGCTTGATTATTTTTTGACCATCTCTAATCATTCCCATCAAGATCAAAAGTAAAGTGCACACCGATGCTTCCCATgcaatgaaaatgatgatttatAACCTTCTCTAATCATGCCAGAGCCCAAAAACTTGATCTTCAGAAAGACCTCACTTCACTCTtcaaacttatatatattattattgtaggCAATGAAAGAAATTATCTTAAAACTCTTGAAAGGGCCTTTAGCTTCTAGCCAAGGTAGATGATGGGGTTCTCCTGGAAACTGTTTTATTTATTTGGGATCTTGTTTTGGGGGTTTTCACAACGATGGAGAACTGTGGAAAGCAATGGTGGTTCATTTTCATGTGGGTATCCAGCAATATACAACTTTGGGGACTCAAATTCCGACACTGGTGGAATATCTGCAGTAATGTTCGAGATCCTATCACCAAATGGAGAAACCTTTTTTGAACATCCTGCTGGTAGGGCCTGTGATGGTCGCCTCATCATAGACTTCATAGGCAAGTTCACTTCATGTCCTCTTCGCCTATTAATCTTCTTATTTGTTTATATGAACTCGGCTGTGAGTGTCTAGTGATTATTTATGTTTCTATTTcccattttttgtttgtttgttttttacaGCTGAGAATCTGAAGTTACCATATCTTAGTGCATACTTGGACTCAGTTGGAACAAATTTCAGGCATGGTGCTAATTTTGCAACAGGTGGTTCATCTATCAGACCACCTGGTTATAGTCCATTCAATCTTTGGGTTCAGATTTCACAGTTCATTCAATTTAAAGCTCGCACCACTTCTCTCTACAATCAACTTACCCTCAATAGTAAGTCATTATGTTACTCGAATCGGAATTCGATAGTGAGTAGTCCGAACAATATAGATGTCCTGTAATTTCTTAGGTCATATTTTCTGATTCTATCAACAATTATACTTTGTTTTTCTTAGGAAGAAATCCTTTAACCATTAGCAATCTACCAAGGCCTGCAGAGTTCTCACAGGCTTTATACACAATTGATATTGGACAAAATGATCTTGCTCATGGTTTCCAATACACGACAGTAAAACAGGTTCTAGCATCAATCCCCGACATCATAGGCCAATTGCCCCAAGTTATTCATGTAAGAAACACTAATTCTTGAACACAAAGTGTGTGTAAAATAGTAGTGGAACTAATAAATACTGTCATTATTTTCCCTGGTTTTCAGACACTGTACAATGAAGGGGCAAGGTTCTTTTGGGTCCATAATACTGGTCCCATTGGTTGCTTGCCGGTTTCGGTTTTATATGAAATGTCAAAGCCTTGGAATTTAGATAAGAATGGATGTGTGAGGCTTCAAAATGAAGTGGCTATGGAGTTTAACAGGCAGCTTAAGGACATGATTTCCCAGTTAAGGGCTCAACTCCCTTTTGCTAGATTCACATATGTTGATGTCTATTCAGCCAAATACACGCTCGTTAGCGACGCGAAGAATCTAGGTAAACATGTTTGATAAAAATGATGGATTGCAGGCATGACATGGGCAATGGAGATTTTTAACACAGAAATTGGTGTTATGGAGCAGGTTTTGTTGAAGCAGTGAACTTTTGTTGTGGGAATTGTACGAAAAAGGGGATGGCTAATGGAACAGTTTATGGGAATCCATGCAATCATCCATCAAAGCACATTAGCTGGGATGGCATACATTACAGTCAGGCAGCCAATATGTGGGTTGCAGAGCGAATCCTCAATGGCTCCTTCTCTGATCCACCTCTTTCCATTCAAAGTGCTTGCCATAATCAAACAACCATTTTATGATGAAACAGTAGCAATCATGGCATGTACTTTATTGTCCTAGACGCAACATATATTGAATAATGTTTGTTTAACGCTTAAGCATTTGGAGAGTTAAGTAATTATGgtattatatgttatttaaaaCTTGCTTAAATGCTGATAAATAATACTAGTTGAAGTTTTTCATTCAACTCTGGCCTCTTCTGGACCACTTCAATTCAACCCTTTTGAGCCTTTTTCTGTCAACTCAGGGTTACCCTTACACCATCATTGGTGATGTGTCTTTGCATTTACAACTCAAATGGGGCTTAATAAGCAATTTTGAGACCCATTTCcactgttctttttcttttcttttttttaaccaaaaaaaggGCTTGTCAAAGAGCTTTAGTCGGCTAGGGCTTTTGGGTGTTCCTGGTTCTTTTGGTTTTGGGTTTCTAAGTGGCTAACTCCGGTTTACCGCCAATAAGCTACTGATTCGAGTCTGTTGGCAATTGGCATCAGGTCAGAGGTTGAATTTGAGCAcgagtattatgtatttaatatggatatttttctcatatatttaaaagaattatattttatattcataccaaaatatacagagatgaatatttaataattttcttttttagagTGATTAACATAAGTTAAGAAATTCAACTACATTCGGTAAAAGTATCATACAAGTTTTGTACTAtgagtcaaattatattttatccctTCTACTTTAAAAATGGGTGAATTAGTCCTTGTATATTAgatcaaatagtaaattaattatttctgttaaaaattttatttattcgtattgttaaaaactagtgcAATTGATAGAATAATTAAGTAGTACCACATATACGTCAACATAACATACATagactaatttttaacagtaaaaatgaatgaaattttgaacAGAATGAtcagtttactctttgatctaacatatagaattattttttattttttgagtaaaaagaACAACATATAATCTAACTCATATTACAAATGCACGGAGAATACTATTGCCACAAGATTCATATGTGGAAACATTGGTAAATTACAGATATAAGCTAGCAGGCTAACGTTGCTTTCTTTACACACTGTATGGTCATTTTCCACATCCAGGACAACAGCCTGTCACTTAAATCCTATCTCACATGACTTTTCAGAGGCCTTCCTCGTAATGAATCAATGTTTGGCCTGCAGTCTCCTTTCAACAAACCATGAAAATTCATGACTGGTTTGAATTCAAATTCAACCTACATGGTTGTTGCCCCGATTCCTTGTTTTCGTTGAAATATTTGTATGCGACACGTACATGAACGTAGAAATAAGAACCCTAAAAGTCTTCCAAATATacggaaaaaattaaaataaatcttacCATGCTCTTTTGAGCATACACCAATATCCCTGCTCAGAATCAAATTCTAACAGTTTCAGGATTAAGCATGTGGCATTCAATGCAGGCAGGCAGGAAGGCATTATTAGCTGTGGGATGGCATACATAGGACTCATTTGGTCTGCAAATTTCAATTGGGTCCTTTCTTTGACCCACCAGCTTTCATTTAGGAGAGGTGGCCATTTTCATTTCCTTAAATAGATTGTGATGCTTTTGTGATGTTAGTTTAGAGATTAGGTGAAATTGATTGTTAGATTTATGGTTTTGGTTCCTTGTAAGCAAGTTCAACTGGAGAATTCTTCTTAAGTTAAATCAGCCAATTACTTAAATCATAAATCAAGTAAAATTAACCTGTGGACAGCCCCTATTGGAAACAAAACGGGACGCTAGTCCAATTCTGGTTATTCTAGATACAGCTAATGTCATGGTTTATTTGGTGGTGCAACAGTCTAACCTTCGATTACTTATAACGAAGGGAAGGTGAAGGATGGTTCAAAAATGCCATTCAACTTTGGCTGATTAGTCAAGTCTTTCACTTTCACCATATAGCCTTGATTTACTAAAGCCACCTACTGCCATTTTTGAAGGCTTGAAAGGCAACTTATCTTTGGTCAATTTGGTCTTTCAAATCAACCAACTTCCACCATGTGACTTTCGAGTTCGAATATAGATATAGacttagaaataaattgaaatacCCGAATCAAATACATACAGTATATCAACTTATACTTTATTCATTGAAAGGATTGAAACATACAAATAAGAGATGTTACAAAGGAATATCAACAACTCCATAATCAATGGAACCATACAAATTCTCTTCATCTGACCCTACTGAAACCTGGTTTCTTTTATATCTGTGTCAGGGAATCAGATAAACCAACCCATTTAATCCTCTTTTACAATGTAAATCTTTACAGTATTTTACCGATAAACAGGATTATTATACCTTAATCCCATCATCATTTATTATTTGAGTGGTGGTGTCAAGGAGGGTGACTAATGCTCTTGATTTTCTGCTCCGGACCTTGCCTGCTTCCTTCAATAATTCACTCAACCTTCTTTTCTCATCGATGACATCCGGATTTGCTGTTCCAAGCTTCTCTTCTCTCATGTCAACAACATAATCCAAAATTTCAATCGCATCACCTAACCTGCCAAAcatagaattttcaaaaaaaaggaaACATGAGACTCCAAATCGGGTATGAGTGTTGGATAGAGTATGTAATCAATCCAGGTGTTTTTCTAGGTTTTACCTTCCCATGGCATCATAGGTGCCAGCCAGATTGCTATACACCCCTAATGTATCAGGGTGATAAGGACCATATTCCTTCTCTAAGATGCTTCGTGCTTCTTCAAACAGATCGGCTGCCTCGTTTATTGAATATCGTTGTACGCAGGCTAGCCCCATTTGATTGAGAGCGATTCCGAACAAGGCAGACTTCTTATCTCCACTAGCTCGAAACTTTGAGATAGCACTTTTGAAGGTGCTGTAGGAGTCAGCATAGCTCCCCATCATGTAATACATGACTCCCATCTGTGCCTCAATGCCTGCAATTGTGCTTTGCTTCCCTGGGGCTTCACTGAAAATACTTAAAGCTTTTTTAAGTAATTTGAGTGCTTGATCCAATTCATTCATAGATTGGCATATGGCAGCAACGTCAATGAGGCCACTGGCAATCTCTTCTGATGGGATTCCAGGATTTGGCTTTCCGTAAATCCGGAGTGCGTTTTCGCAATAAGTTCTGGAATCCCTTAACTTTCCTACCTTATTGTACAAATCAGCCAAACGAACAAAAACTGAAGCAACTGTTGGATGATTCTCTCCTTTAGCAGATTTAAACACTGTGAGCGCTTTCTGGTAGGCAAAAACTGCCTCATCAAACCGAGCTAAAGATAAATATGCATCTCCAATGCTACAATCAATCGAAGCAACATCGAGCTCACGGCCATTGGCTGCCATTGCCATGCTAGCTAAAACATAATGCTCAAGTGCCGATTCATAATCTCCTTTTGAGTCACAGATGAGTCCCATGAGTCTCCTATCAGCAGCTTCTTCAATAGAAGCGGGAGCAGCATTCTCCCTATGGATGTCAAGAGCTATTTGACAAAGCCTCTCAGCTTCATCAAATTGCAACGCTTGGACATGCGCTTCAGCAACGTATCGACAGGTCTCACCAACTCGAGGATCAGTTTCTCCCAAAACTTGTCTTTGAATCTCCAAACCTGCTGTATAACACAAAATCGAATTCTCAATTTGACCCAACATTACATAAGTATCACCCAGTTGCATGCATCCAGCAAATTTAGCAAGTGCATGAGTTTGGCCATCCTGGATCACTGGGATTTCGATTGAGCGTTCAAGAACTGGAATGGCCTTATCGTATTGGCCTAAGCTACAATGCAATGCTGCCAGAACATGCAAAGACATTACAAGCTCTAGA
The sequence above is drawn from the Gossypium hirsutum isolate 1008001.06 chromosome A05, Gossypium_hirsutum_v2.1, whole genome shotgun sequence genome and encodes:
- the LOC107959849 gene encoding GDSL esterase/lipase At3g27950, translated to MMGFSWKLFYLFGILFWGFSQRWRTVESNGGSFSCGYPAIYNFGDSNSDTGGISAVMFEILSPNGETFFEHPAGRACDGRLIIDFIAENLKLPYLSAYLDSVGTNFRHGANFATGGSSIRPPGYSPFNLWVQISQFIQFKARTTSLYNQLTLNRRNPLTISNLPRPAEFSQALYTIDIGQNDLAHGFQYTTVKQVLASIPDIIGQLPQVIHTLYNEGARFFWVHNTGPIGCLPVSVLYEMSKPWNLDKNGCVRLQNEVAMEFNRQLKDMISQLRAQLPFARFTYVDVYSAKYTLVSDAKNLGFVEAVNFCCGNCTKKGMANGTVYGNPCNHPSKHISWDGIHYSQAANMWVAERILNGSFSDPPLSIQSACHNQTTIL
- the LOC107959847 gene encoding protein KINESIN LIGHT CHAIN-RELATED 2, which codes for MPGLAMDAMNGETGVEEHDNGFHTPYKYSFAQERSPRSALSPRSDSLDLAIDGVVATSIEQLYHNVYEMQSSDQSPSMSSYGSYGEESRIDSELRHLVGDLGVVEITKEVVVAEKKEEDSIGDLNLKKENEVTDEMPKKKNNDKNQIQGVKHRRRLQLDSEASVKSSPKSKSSQEKTPVEKRHEKNARKQRNFGAKFNNGTGDSLEAGLENPELGPFLLKQTRNMISSGENPRKALELALRATKSFEKCADGKPSLELVMSLHVLAALHCSLGQYDKAIPVLERSIEIPVIQDGQTHALAKFAGCMQLGDTYVMLGQIENSILCYTAGLEIQRQVLGETDPRVGETCRYVAEAHVQALQFDEAERLCQIALDIHRENAAPASIEEAADRRLMGLICDSKGDYESALEHYVLASMAMAANGRELDVASIDCSIGDAYLSLARFDEAVFAYQKALTVFKSAKGENHPTVASVFVRLADLYNKVGKLRDSRTYCENALRIYGKPNPGIPSEEIASGLIDVAAICQSMNELDQALKLLKKALSIFSEAPGKQSTIAGIEAQMGVMYYMMGSYADSYSTFKSAISKFRASGDKKSALFGIALNQMGLACVQRYSINEAADLFEEARSILEKEYGPYHPDTLGVYSNLAGTYDAMGRLGDAIEILDYVVDMREEKLGTANPDVIDEKRRLSELLKEAGKVRSRKSRALVTLLDTTTQIINDDGIKV